CACAAATACCTTCACCCCTCCCTGCACCATCTCTCGCAAGTTCTCGACAAGTTGCCGCTGGTCCACCTGCAAGATTGGCAGTGACAAAGGTCACTAGGGCTCTGGAGACTAAGAAACATCACATTTTGCCAACGTAATCCACCGAGAACAATTAAATGTTAATCTGTCTCTACCCAGTAGAGGAATGTCAGTCACAGTCTATGCTTTCTATGGAGCCGCTAGTTCCTCCCATACGAGAAATTCACAGCAGATTAATTAGTGTCTCATCACACTGATCGAAGCGCCGTTAAGGCGTTGGAAAGCGACACCTATGAATCCAAAGTTCTGTTGCATCACTAATGAACAGTGTGGAATTGATGGAACCTGTTCCAAGGTAAGGTTCTTTTCCAGACAGTACTATGACTGGTTGTGTGTTCTGATCACAACGGCTTTTCGATGTTGATTGAGTGGAAAGGACCTGCCGGGTGGAGGGCTGACATCTGCACTTTGAGGACAGGACTTGCAAGCTAGCCCCGTCttcttctcccttttttttttttttttgttctttcctcaAGTAAACTGTTAACAAATTtcctcatttattttgttattgttgcttcTCTGTTTTTGGCGTGCTAATTAACTGACTGCAACCTTACTGGATAATTCTGTTTACTGTTGTGCTAACTTTCAATCCCTCTGCCAGTTCACCAGTGTAGGTCTACCACTTGGCTTTGACTCAAACCTTTCccctctgtttttctttctgaatcaTTTAAATTACCTTGGATTTGCCCAGGAATACGACTGCTACTTTTGAAGCGTTGGGACGGCCGCCATTTTGGGTTGAGTACCCCAAAGCAGTAGCCCGGGAAATGAGGTTGGGTAGGTTGTTGCGGTCGAAGCTGTCAAGGCGGGCTCGGATGTCTGCCACGTTGGAGTACTCGTTCAGAGGGAAGCCAGCATCGGCTGGACACGATCCACAGACCATGCCATACTGACAAGCAGACAAAATGTCACTGGTGAGAAGACGAATTATTGGTGAGGTGGCACATTACTAGAGAGGGGGCACATTACTAGTGAAGGGGCACATTACTAATGAAGGGGCACATTATCAGTGAGGAGACAGAAAGTGCTGGTGAGCAGCTGAAAGGCATCCTCATGAATTGATGAAGGAACATGGATGAAACAATTAcaatgcaataaataaatatgttaaagGTTCGCCTGCTACAGTTCATgagttttaaaagttattatttgtaaaaatttccTTTTGTATGGAGCATTTCAGCAAGTTTTACATGATACAACAACCTGGAATCTAAATGAACAACTCTTTTTTTGCGAGATATGTCTGCACACATACAATGCACAGAAAGGAGTGACGTAGCGCACATCTACagttaatataattaatatgcGATTCCAGCTCTCTggttggctgtagccttgacgaCTTGGATAAAACCTTACATAATTGCGTAGAAAACCACACCTGAAAACCACTCTCCAGCTcctcgttggtgatggtgtgggAGATGAACTGGGTGACCCAGCCGGTGGCATCAATACCCAGGGCCGCCGGGCTGAAGATGAAGTTGATGTCGCTCGGATGTTTTACACTGCAGGCTGCAATTAACAAAATACATCGCCGTGATCAAGTCTCTCAGTTCTACCATTCATCGCATTGAGTAGTTCCATCATCATTATATCACAGTGAGTAGTTCCTCAAATACACAACGCTATCATAGAAGtttcataaacaaacaactacaagaTACTGAGTAGTTCCGCAATACATAATTACCTCAGACTGAGTTGTTCCGTATGTAGATAATTACATCGTACTGCGTAGTTCCGTAAACACGCGATTATATTACATTGACTGGAATACACGGACTCATTATGGGgattattttaatcaaaattgTTCGCTTGTTGTCGCTTGATTGCATGTACTTACGTTGCGTCATGGGTGGTTgagttgttttctcttcaacTGCAACAGATTTAAGGTTTAAAATTCAAGATTCTTTCATCCTCTCGGggtattgaaatatttaacatttagtCTCCCGCGTTACATAAATGTTAAGCCTATACAGCATAAGAAAACATATTAGGAAACTCGATAGTCAAGCCTATAAATGTCtacctttatttgtttacattaactGTCTATGTCTAATAACTACAGCTCAGCACTTTGTAGCTAGTGTTGCCAACAAAGCAactacaaaatacacaaatatttgcGACTATTTTGTAAAAGGTGGCGGCTGCATCTATTAAGCAGAGAGTGTTTGGATTTACTGGATTTACTGGGTGACACGTGACTAGGGCGAcagacgcatgcgcagtgagcCTGACTTACTGACGCACGTCTTGAAGGCCAACAAGTCCTTAAGGTCCAGCAGGGCGTCGTAGTTGTTGGCCTTCAGGACTCGGGTCTCGTCGCCGGCGATGTTGCGAAGCTCGAGGTCATTGACCTTAGGGCCCACGCCCACAGCGTACATGGTGATGCCCCGTGAGCGAGCCTGCTCGGCCTCATAGGCAGTCCGCGTGGTGCTGCACACCAACATCACATGTGACACGTGACTTcaaacaacaacaccagctcGCTTCAATCTTCAGGCCACAGTTGCTGAAGACAAGGCTAGAAATTCTACAAGAAATTGAAGTGTAAATAAAAGACACCAGAAAACTAATGTAACCAGCTGCGTAGTGCACAGATATTTTTGTCGCCATTAAGAAAATGAGATAACATTTTCAAGTCCATTCAAGAATGATCTGTCATTGTTTGCAGACTCTCTAATAACATGCTCCTtatgagtatgcgct
This window of the Pomacea canaliculata isolate SZHN2017 linkage group LG4, ASM307304v1, whole genome shotgun sequence genome carries:
- the LOC112563129 gene encoding cartilage matrix protein-like, with protein sequence MEIFMFVLLLSLMSQNAASLGTASQGKRDLAVEDMGDYLKTCQQQPVEFAFVIDSSSSIHPSDFRKGQNFLIDFLSGYDIGPGKVRVAAVTFGQGVYKENSFNLNTYQDKESVLEAVRKMPHRAGSTTDTFDAIKYMREKQMVVTRPGVPKVCIVVTDGESRNTTRTAYEAEQARSRGITMYAVGVGPKVNDLELRNIAGDETRVLKANNYDALLDLKDLLAFKTCVIEEKTTQPPMTQPCSVKHPSDINFIFSPAALGIDATGWVTQFISHTITNEELESGFQYGMVCGSCPADAGFPLNEYSNVADIRARLDSFDRNNLPNLISRATALGYSTQNGGRPNASKVAVVFLGKSKVDQRQLVENLREMVQGGVKVFVSRTDPGIPASLPAGVRVLDEGSSFSQATEFVNLLCNPEES